A window of Thermoplasmata archaeon genomic DNA:
CGACCAGGAAGAAGCTCATGCCCTTCTTGCGCAGGGACTCGATGATTTCCAGGAGCTTCTGGGCCAAGGTGGGGTTGACTCCCGCCATGGGTTCGTCGAGGAGGATCATCCGCGGCTCCTCCATCATGGCGCGGGCGATCTCGAGGAGCTTCTTCTGTCCTCCGGACAGGTTCTTCGCGTACTCGTCGCGCAACGGCCGCAGTCCGACGAGGCCGAGGATGTCTTCGGCCTTCTTCTGGATCGCCGCCTCGTCCCTGCGGATCCCGAGCGGGTGCAGGACGAGGTCAATCAGGCGGTCCCCACGGACGTGCTGAGCGGCCACCAGGAGGTTCTCGAGGACGGTGAGATTCCGGAACTCATGGGGAATCTGGAACGTCTTCACGAGCCCTCGTCGCACGACGGCGTGGGCGGGGAGCCCTTCGACGTGCTCTCTCTGGAAGACGATTTCGCCGGAATCGGGAGCGTACAGCCCGGCGATGATATTGAACAGCGTGGACTTCCCCGCTCCGTTTGGGCCGATGAGGCCGGTGATCGTATTCGGTTGCACGTCCAGGCTGCATCCATCCACAGCGCGTATCCCGCCGAATGAGCGATGGACGTCCATCACGCGGAGGATCGGCTCGCTCATGTCTTCCTCGGCTCCGGGGGAATGTACTTCCGCTCGGGGATGATCCCCGCGGGTCTGAACAGGATGAAGAAGATGAGGAGAAGGCCGATCACGATCGTCTCTCCGAAGACGATCGTCGTCGAGGCGGTGCCCGGGATACCCGGGAGCGCCTGGATCTCCTGCGCGCCCCACTCGAACAGGTAGAACAGGTACGCGCCGACGATGACGCCGCGGTTGTTGCCACTGCCGCCCAGGATGACGATCACATAGACCGTGAAGGTGTAGAATGGCACGAACTGGTCCGGGCCCACGGTCTGCGCGTACGAGGCGGACAAGGCGCCTGCGAGCCCCATCACCGCACACCCGATGCCCGTGGCACCGAGTTTCAGCATGAAGGTGTCCTTGCCGATCGCCTCTGCGGCCTCCTCGTCCTCGCGGAGCGCTTTGAGGGACCGACCCCATGGCGACCGGTACAGGAAATTCAAGAAGAACAGGAGGCCGAGAAGGATCGCCATGATGATGCCGAGGAACAGGATGTCGGACACGGGGCCCGGCGGTACGAGCCACTGGAACGGGCGGGGGATCAGGTTCAGGTTCTGGTCCCCGCCGGTGAACTCGCGCTCGTTCTTGAACACGAGGCGCACGATTTCGGCGAAGGCCAAGGTCGCGATCGCGAGGTAGTCCGTCCGGAGCCGCACGGTCGGAATCGCGATGAGGATGCCGACGAGTGCGGGGATGGCCATGGCTACGAGGACCGAGAGCAGGAGGTCGGTCGGGATGGGAGGGCCCCAGTGTCCCGGTGTGATGGGGATGCCCCCGATGGTCGTGGGGGGAACCAGACCCGTGGCGAACATCCCGAACGTGTACGCACCGATCCCAACGAAGGCCGCGACGCCCGCGTTGAAGAGTCCGGTTTCCCCCCACTGGATGTTCAAGCCCAACGCCGCGATCGCGAGCAAGGTGCTCGGAACGAAGTAGTTGGCCGCGGCGAGGAACAGGGGGTCGAAGCTCGTGTCACTCCGCCCCCTGGGGCCGGTTCAGGACCCGTGTCTTCAGGGACCGGAGTCGCGCGCGCCACCGCGTGGACGGACGGCGTGCCCCCATAATCCCATCCGGGAGGAAGAGCAGGACGAGGATCATCACGATGAACGCGACGGCAGGCTCGTACGCGACGCCCCCCAGGAGGATCCCCTGATTCGCCAACCAGGCGAGCGGGACGTCGGAAACCACCTGG
This region includes:
- a CDS encoding ABC transporter ATP-binding protein — its product is MSEPILRVMDVHRSFGGIRAVDGCSLDVQPNTITGLIGPNGAGKSTLFNIIAGLYAPDSGEIVFQREHVEGLPAHAVVRRGLVKTFQIPHEFRNLTVLENLLVAAQHVRGDRLIDLVLHPLGIRRDEAAIQKKAEDILGLVGLRPLRDEYAKNLSGGQKKLLEIARAMMEEPRMILLDEPMAGVNPTLAQKLLEIIESLRKKGMSFFLVEHDMDIIMKRCDWVIVMHQGRTLAQGKPDEIKVHPQVIDSYLGG
- a CDS encoding branched-chain amino acid ABC transporter permease, which codes for MFLAAANYFVPSTLLAIAALGLNIQWGETGLFNAGVAAFVGIGAYTFGMFATGLVPPTTIGGIPITPGHWGPPIPTDLLLSVLVAMAIPALVGILIAIPTVRLRTDYLAIATLAFAEIVRLVFKNEREFTGGDQNLNLIPRPFQWLVPPGPVSDILFLGIIMAILLGLLFFLNFLYRSPWGRSLKALREDEEAAEAIGKDTFMLKLGATGIGCAVMGLAGALSASYAQTVGPDQFVPFYTFTVYVIVILGGSGNNRGVIVGAYLFYLFEWGAQEIQALPGIPGTASTTIVFGETIVIGLLLIFFILFRPAGIIPERKYIPPEPRKT